A genome region from Coffea arabica cultivar ET-39 chromosome 7e, Coffea Arabica ET-39 HiFi, whole genome shotgun sequence includes the following:
- the LOC113700845 gene encoding uncharacterized protein isoform X2 yields MGEELTRLVNSDLIDKRLKGFKPPPEFIRNFIKSCLPSTAEPTDTSHQARLVLYFLNKLIDKDIIKGSVYPSPR; encoded by the exons ATGGGAGA GGAATTGACCAGGCTTGTTAATTCAGATTTGATTGATAAACGTTTGAAAGGTTTTAAACCCCCACCTGAATTCATTCGGAATTTCATAAAAAGCTGTTTGCCATCCACAGCTGAACCCACG GATACGTCTCATCAAGCAAGATTGGTACTGTACTTCTTGAATAAACTGATCGACAAAGACATTATCAAGG GTTCTGTTTATCCAAGTCCAAGATAA
- the LOC113700845 gene encoding uncharacterized protein isoform X1, protein MGEELTRLVNSDLIDKRLKGFKPPPEFIRNFIKSCLPSTAEPTDTSHQARLVLYFLNKLIDKDIIKGGESNFFFY, encoded by the exons ATGGGAGA GGAATTGACCAGGCTTGTTAATTCAGATTTGATTGATAAACGTTTGAAAGGTTTTAAACCCCCACCTGAATTCATTCGGAATTTCATAAAAAGCTGTTTGCCATCCACAGCTGAACCCACG GATACGTCTCATCAAGCAAGATTGGTACTGTACTTCTTGAATAAACTGATCGACAAAGACATTATCAAGG GTGGAGAAagcaatttcttcttttattaa
- the LOC113701118 gene encoding protein ALP1-like, with protein MIMVVIALFMMWYQLIFIHLKSRRRQIKSKEEKVTERLQHLFNLTRESDAYCISELRMDRRTFGILCEMIRDTGGLKATRNMSIEEIVVMFVYVLAHHKKSRTICGLFWRSRETVSRQFNLCLLAVLKLHTILLKKPEPITEDCTDERWKCFKNCLGALDGTLIDVTPPTEQKSRYRTRKGSIATNVLGVCSPNMQFIYVLPSWEGSAHDGRVLRNAISRPNGLRVPQGCYYLVDAGYCNADGFLAPYRGQRYHLNEFNGYRPQRPEEYFNMKHSKARNIIERCFGLLKGRWKILASPSFFPIQTQVRIIMACCLLHNLIRKFMTFDPQELLQSEENESEDEDSNEEVEYISTILPSDQWTNFRNNLAHEMFDNWRAGLSI; from the exons ATGATAATGGTTGTTATTGCACTGTTTATGATGTGGTACCAGTTAATATTCATTCATCTCAAAAGTAGAAGACgccaaataaaatcaaaagaagaaaaagtcacTGAGCGCTTGCAACACTTATTCAATTTGACTAGGGAGAGTGATGCTTATTGTATTAGCGAACTTCGTATGGATAGACGAACATTTGGGATATTATGTGAAATGATTAGAGACACTGGAGGCTTGAAAGCTACAAGAAACATGTCAATAGAAGAAATTGTTGtcatgtttgtatatgttttggCTCACCACAAGAAAAGTAGAACAATTTGTGGTCTATTTTGGAGAAGTAGAGAAACGGTGAGTCGTCAATTTAATCTTTGCCTCCTAGCAGTTTTGAAATTGCATACTATATTACTTAAGAAGCCTGAGCCTATTACCGAAGATTGCACAGATGAGAGATGGAAATGTTTTAAG AATTGTTTAGGTGCCTTAGATGGGACATTAATAGATGTGACACCACCCACCGAACAAAAATCAAGATACCGAACGAGAAAAGGAAGTATTGCAACAAATGTATTAGGGGTTTGTTCTCCTAATATGCAATTTATCTATGTCTTGCCTAGTTGGGAAGGTTCGGCACATGATGGTCGTGTGCTTCGAAATGCTATCTCTAGACCAAATGGTCTTAGAGTCccacaag GTTGTTATTACTTGGTGGATGCTGGATATTGTAATGCTGATGGATTTCTTGCCCCTTATCGAGGGCAAAGATATCACCTTAATGAATTCAATGGTTATCGACCACAAAGACCAGAGGAATATTTCAACATGAAACATTCTAAAGCTAGAAATATCATAGAAAGATGTTTTGGATTGCTAAAAGGAAGGTGGAAGATTCTAGCATCCccttcattttttccaattcaaaCACAAGTGCGAATAATTATGGCATGTTGTCTGCTGCACAACTTGATAAGGAAGTTCATGACTTTTGATCCACAAGAATTACTACaaagtgaagaaaatgaaagtgaagaTGAAGACAGTAATGAAGAAGTGGAGTACATATCCACTATTTTGCCAAGTGATCAATGGACAAATTTTAGAAATAATTTAGCACATGAAATGTTTGACAATTGGAGGGCTGGACTTAGTATTTAG